The window GGTACTGCTTGGGCTGCGATGCGCCCATGCGGCTGCCGCTGCCTGCAGCCGGGACGATGGCGAAATGGCGGGGACGAAAGTTCTGCATGGCGCGGATTCTAACCGCGCGGCGGCGCACCTGGCGAAGCGAGGCGATCCACGTGCGCCCCGATGACAATTTGGAATACAGTGTGAAGCGGAAGAAGGCGTGAATCCGCGCCCCCGAGATCCGTGCGGCGCGCCCCGAAAGGAATGCACGACATGCCCTTTGCAAAACCGGTCGATCTCGCGCAGATCGAGGCTTTCCTGATCGCGCTCGGAATCGGCCTCCTGATCGGACTCGAACGCGAGCGGGTGGCGTCGGCGCGGGCCGGCGTGCGCACCTTCGGCCTGGTCGGCCTTCTCGGCGCCCTGGTCGGCATGCTCGGCGAGCACCTCGGCTCAATTGCCCCGGTCGTCGTCGGCATGGTCATTGTCGGGGCGATGCTCATCGGCGCCTACCTGCGCCATCCCGATCCCGTCGACCCTGGCACGACCTCCGTCGCGGCGATGCTGGTGTGCTACTGCCTGGGCGTCGCCGTGTGGCTCGGGCATGCGATGGTGGCCGTCATCCTGGCGGTCACGACGACCATCGTGCTCTACTTCAAGACCGAGCTGCGCGGCGTCGCCACCCGGCTGGAAGCGAAGGAATGGATCTCGATCTTCCAGTTCGCGGTGCTGTCGCTCGTCGTCCTCCCCTTCCTGCCCGACGAGACCTTCGACCCCTTCAACGCCATCAACCCGCGGCAGGTGTGGTGGATGGTGGTCCTGATCTCGGGCCTGAGTCTCGCGGGCTATGCCACCCTGCGCCTGATCGGAACCCGCTACGGCGCGGCCTTTGTCGGCATCGCCGGCGGACTTGCCTCGAGCACCGCGACAACCCTCGTCTATGCGCGTGAAGCGCGCGAGGAACCGCCCTCCGCCTCGATGGCCGCGCTCGTGATCGTGCTGGCGAACCTGGTCATGATGATCCGCGTGGCGGTGATCACGGCCGTGGTCGCCCCCGGCGTGGTCAAGTCGCTGGCCATGACGATCGCACCCGCCCTGTTCCTCGGCGCGATCAGCCTCTTCTGGTACTGGCGCGAACAGTCCAGCGGCCAGGCCTTCATGCCCGAAACCCGCAACCCGACCGAATTGCGGGCGGCGCTGGGATTCGGCGCGATCTATGCGGCGGTGCTCTTCGTCTCGGCGTGGCTGTCGGAGGTCGCGGGCTC is drawn from Azoarcus sp. DN11 and contains these coding sequences:
- a CDS encoding MgtC/SapB family protein, translated to MPFAKPVDLAQIEAFLIALGIGLLIGLERERVASARAGVRTFGLVGLLGALVGMLGEHLGSIAPVVVGMVIVGAMLIGAYLRHPDPVDPGTTSVAAMLVCYCLGVAVWLGHAMVAVILAVTTTIVLYFKTELRGVATRLEAKEWISIFQFAVLSLVVLPFLPDETFDPFNAINPRQVWWMVVLISGLSLAGYATLRLIGTRYGAAFVGIAGGLASSTATTLVYAREAREEPPSASMAALVIVLANLVMMIRVAVITAVVAPGVVKSLAMTIAPALFLGAISLFWYWREQSSGQAFMPETRNPTELRAALGFGAIYAAVLFVSAWLSEVAGSQGIYVLALVSGLTDMDAIALSSMRLFNLGKLALDVTVVAIGLAMISNLVFKTGIAMVIGGRPLGLKILGGMGAVAVGLGGGIAWYALSAGRL